A region from the Longimicrobiaceae bacterium genome encodes:
- a CDS encoding DEAD/DEAH box helicase: MASFEDFGLRDPLLAALEDEDIENPTAIQEAVIPVLRREGNLVARAGAGSGKTLAYALGVLDRLRPRAAAEEGDEDAGEGEGAEGAGDEGAGEVRSARMLVLVPTAEAAERTALSLVPYAAAVELGVTVAGGSWGTPPSQAEVLVGAPADVLDAVHGSAAKLETLEAVVVDGASEILALGGWEAVETLMDHAPREAQRVVVSSALPPEVEDMVDRRVKRALRFPSEPAVPDAEAPALVGNVGYALVPEGRKTDTLARLLREGREGEAPPVLFCRTDERAAEVAEALTLRGFLVGEADDPEADAAVVTAGTTREELASEAGGGIGRTISYDVPADERTLTARHGGDPGALVFLEPRELGHLREIARRALLRPIAVGLPDPAPATAAELAAFRRELRRALREDDLGAQMLVLEPLFEEFSPVEVAAAAAALLR, encoded by the coding sequence CTTCGGACTCCGCGACCCCCTTCTCGCCGCCCTCGAAGACGAGGACATCGAGAATCCCACGGCGATCCAGGAGGCGGTGATCCCGGTGCTCCGGCGCGAGGGGAACCTGGTGGCGCGGGCCGGCGCCGGCTCCGGGAAGACGCTGGCGTACGCGCTGGGCGTCCTGGACCGGCTCCGCCCCCGGGCGGCGGCCGAGGAGGGGGACGAGGACGCCGGCGAGGGCGAGGGCGCGGAGGGAGCCGGCGACGAGGGCGCGGGCGAGGTTCGCAGCGCCCGGATGCTGGTGCTGGTCCCCACCGCGGAGGCGGCGGAGCGGACGGCGCTCTCCCTGGTGCCGTACGCCGCGGCGGTGGAGCTGGGCGTGACCGTCGCGGGGGGGAGCTGGGGGACGCCGCCCTCGCAGGCCGAGGTGCTCGTCGGCGCCCCCGCAGACGTGCTGGACGCGGTGCACGGCTCCGCGGCGAAGCTGGAGACGCTGGAGGCGGTGGTGGTGGACGGCGCCTCCGAGATCCTCGCGCTGGGCGGCTGGGAAGCGGTGGAGACGCTGATGGACCACGCCCCGCGAGAGGCGCAGCGTGTGGTGGTCTCCTCGGCCTTGCCGCCGGAAGTCGAGGACATGGTGGACCGGCGGGTGAAGCGGGCGCTGCGCTTCCCTTCCGAGCCGGCCGTCCCCGACGCGGAGGCCCCGGCGCTCGTGGGGAACGTGGGGTACGCGCTGGTGCCGGAGGGGCGCAAGACCGACACGCTCGCCCGGCTGCTGCGCGAGGGGCGCGAGGGCGAGGCTCCGCCCGTGCTCTTCTGCCGCACCGACGAGCGCGCCGCCGAGGTGGCCGAGGCGCTGACGCTGCGCGGGTTCCTGGTGGGCGAGGCGGACGACCCCGAGGCGGACGCGGCGGTGGTCACCGCCGGCACCACCCGCGAAGAGCTCGCGAGCGAGGCCGGGGGCGGGATCGGCCGGACGATCAGCTACGACGTCCCCGCCGACGAGCGGACGCTCACCGCCCGCCACGGCGGCGACCCGGGCGCGCTGGTGTTCCTGGAGCCGCGGGAGCTGGGCCACCTGCGGGAGATCGCCCGGCGGGCCCTGCTACGGCCCATCGCCGTGGGGCTCCCCGACCCGGCGCCCGCCACGGCCGCCGAGCTGGCCGCGTTCCGCCGGGAGCTGCGCCGCGCCCTGCGCGAGGACGACCTGGGCGCGCAGATGCTGGTGCTGGAGCCTCTCTTCGAGGAGTTCAGCCCGGTGGAGGTCGCAGCGGCCGCCGCCGCGCTCCTACGG